Proteins found in one Massilia sp. H6 genomic segment:
- the dinB gene encoding DNA polymerase IV — MSPRKIIHCDCDCFYASVEMRDDPSLRGRPLAVGGRADQRGVVATCNYEARRFGIHSAMATAQAMKLCPDLLVIAPAMDKYRLASTQIMDIYRDYTELVEPLSLDEAYLDVSNATRCKGSATLIAQEIRQRIVDTVGITASAGVAPNKFVAKIASDWNKPDGLFLVRPEEVDAFVAALPVKKLHGVGKVTADKMHRLGLQTCADMRSWSIDRLQEHFGSFGARLYDLSRGIDVREVNTSRERKSISTEETYTPDVPDLAACLALLPELHQHLLGRIKRNKAEKFVNKLFVKIKFSDFQQTTVECVGYAPHIPTYARLMETGWARASRPVRLLGVGVRLGDTEVVEQLRLFDDTAPEAIARIVDDASTA; from the coding sequence ATTTCGCCCCGTAAAATTATCCACTGTGACTGCGACTGCTTCTACGCATCGGTCGAGATGCGCGATGACCCGTCGCTACGCGGACGCCCGCTCGCGGTGGGCGGCCGTGCGGACCAGCGCGGCGTCGTTGCCACCTGCAACTACGAGGCGCGCCGCTTCGGTATCCATTCGGCTATGGCCACGGCCCAGGCCATGAAGCTGTGCCCGGACCTGCTCGTGATTGCCCCGGCCATGGACAAGTACCGCCTGGCCTCGACCCAGATCATGGACATCTATCGCGACTACACCGAGCTGGTCGAGCCGCTCTCGCTCGACGAAGCCTACCTGGACGTGAGCAATGCGACCCGCTGCAAGGGCAGCGCCACCCTGATTGCACAGGAAATCCGGCAGCGCATCGTCGACACCGTCGGCATTACCGCCTCGGCCGGCGTGGCGCCGAACAAGTTCGTCGCCAAGATCGCCAGCGACTGGAACAAGCCCGATGGCCTGTTCCTGGTCCGCCCGGAAGAAGTGGATGCCTTCGTAGCGGCGCTACCGGTAAAGAAACTGCATGGCGTGGGCAAGGTCACGGCCGACAAGATGCACCGGCTGGGTTTGCAGACCTGCGCCGACATGCGCAGCTGGAGCATCGACCGGTTGCAAGAGCATTTCGGCAGCTTCGGCGCCCGTTTATATGACTTGAGCCGCGGTATCGACGTGCGCGAAGTTAACACCTCGCGCGAGCGTAAATCGATCAGTACCGAAGAAACCTACACGCCCGACGTGCCCGACCTGGCCGCCTGCCTGGCGCTGCTGCCGGAGCTGCACCAGCACCTGTTGGGTCGCATCAAGCGCAACAAGGCGGAAAAATTCGTCAACAAGCTGTTCGTGAAGATCAAGTTTTCGGACTTCCAGCAGACCACGGTCGAGTGTGTTGGCTATGCGCCACATATCCCGACTTATGCGCGCCTGATGGAAACCGGCTGGGCCCGCGCCAGCCGTCCGGTGCGCCTGTTGGGCGTTGGCGTGCGCCTGGGCGATACCGAGGTGGTCGAGCAATTGCGGCTGTTCGACGACACCGCGCCAGAGGCCATCGCCCGTATTGTTGACGACGCGTCAACTGCATAA
- a CDS encoding S8 family serine peptidase, translated as MKQSHSIHPAMLKICAAVSLAFAASMAGAAEQKFILETDRIIVKYKDAVPDNKGQARKAALGADRKAKLDRAGQQFGMLVSESHAISTGARVFKLNGRKGLKEVQALAAEMMARDPAIEYAEPDRIMTHMATANDPMYSQQWHYTDATGGLRLPTAWDKSTGTGVVVAVIDTGSRPHADLSGQQLAGYDFISTAAIGNDGNGRDSDPTDPGDWVAAGECGVGSPASNSSWHGTHVAGTVAAKTNNSLGVAGVAYNAKLVPVRVLGKCGGYTSDIADAITWSSGGTVSGVPANANKAKVLNLSLGGSGACDTTTQTAINGARSRGSVVVVAAGNDNMNVSNANPANCSGVIAVAATGKTGARASYSNYGTLVDVAAPGGDGSFSVLSTLNTGTSAPGSDNYAGYQGTSMATPHVAGVAALMFAAKPTLTVDDVESMLKSTARAFPGTCSGCGTGIVDATAAVDAALGTTPPPGPTVAETESNNTTGTADLVAVSGTTMTGDLSSTTDTDYFRVDLPAGKTLNSVLTPGSATIDYDLYVYNSAGTLLGKSENGAGAVDSYSTTNTGTSTFARYVRVVYYSGGTGSVNGKYTLKMTW; from the coding sequence ATGAAGCAATCGCATTCGATTCATCCTGCAATGTTGAAGATCTGTGCCGCAGTTTCGCTCGCCTTCGCCGCCTCCATGGCTGGTGCGGCCGAGCAGAAGTTCATCCTCGAGACTGACCGTATCATCGTGAAGTACAAGGACGCCGTTCCTGACAACAAGGGCCAAGCACGCAAGGCTGCGCTGGGTGCCGACCGCAAGGCCAAGCTCGACCGCGCCGGACAGCAGTTCGGCATGCTGGTCAGCGAAAGCCATGCAATCTCCACCGGCGCCCGCGTGTTCAAGCTCAATGGCCGCAAGGGCCTGAAAGAAGTGCAGGCACTGGCTGCCGAAATGATGGCGCGCGATCCTGCCATCGAATACGCCGAGCCGGACCGCATCATGACGCACATGGCCACGGCGAATGACCCGATGTATTCGCAGCAGTGGCATTACACCGATGCTACCGGCGGCCTGCGCCTGCCGACCGCCTGGGACAAGTCCACCGGCACCGGCGTGGTGGTCGCGGTGATCGACACCGGCTCGCGTCCGCATGCCGACCTGAGCGGCCAGCAGCTGGCCGGCTATGACTTCATCAGCACCGCAGCCATCGGCAACGACGGCAACGGCCGCGACAGCGATCCGACCGATCCCGGCGACTGGGTCGCGGCAGGCGAATGCGGCGTGGGTTCGCCTGCATCGAATTCGAGCTGGCACGGCACCCACGTGGCCGGCACCGTAGCCGCCAAGACCAACAACAGCCTGGGCGTCGCCGGTGTTGCTTACAACGCCAAGCTCGTCCCGGTGCGCGTGCTGGGCAAGTGCGGCGGCTACACGTCGGACATCGCCGATGCAATCACCTGGTCGTCGGGTGGCACCGTCTCGGGCGTGCCGGCCAATGCCAACAAGGCCAAGGTGCTGAACCTGTCGCTGGGCGGTAGCGGTGCCTGCGATACCACCACCCAGACCGCCATCAATGGCGCCCGTTCGCGCGGCTCGGTCGTGGTGGTGGCAGCTGGTAACGACAACATGAACGTCAGCAACGCCAACCCGGCGAACTGCTCCGGCGTCATCGCCGTGGCGGCCACCGGCAAGACCGGCGCACGGGCGTCGTACTCGAACTACGGCACCCTGGTCGACGTCGCAGCCCCAGGCGGCGACGGCAGCTTCAGCGTGCTTTCGACCCTCAACACGGGTACCAGCGCGCCAGGTTCGGATAACTACGCAGGCTACCAGGGCACCTCGATGGCAACCCCGCACGTGGCTGGTGTCGCCGCGCTGATGTTTGCTGCCAAGCCAACCCTGACCGTGGATGACGTCGAGAGCATGCTCAAGTCGACTGCCCGCGCCTTCCCTGGAACCTGTTCGGGTTGCGGCACCGGTATCGTGGACGCTACCGCGGCTGTGGATGCAGCCTTGGGCACCACGCCGCCGCCAGGCCCGACCGTGGCTGAAACCGAGTCGAACAACACCACCGGCACCGCCGACCTGGTTGCTGTCAGCGGCACCACCATGACTGGCGACCTGAGCAGCACGACCGACACCGATTATTTCCGTGTTGACCTGCCTGCTGGCAAGACCCTGAACTCGGTCCTGACGCCGGGCTCGGCGACGATCGACTACGATCTGTACGTGTACAACAGTGCCGGCACGCTGCTGGGCAAGAGCGAGAACGGCGCGGGCGCCGTGGACAGCTACAGCACCACCAACACTGGCACCAGCACCTTTGCCCGTTACGTGCGTGTGGTGTACTACAGCGGTGGCACCGGTTCGGTCAACGGCAAGTACACGCTGAAAATGACCTGGTAA